The Vigna unguiculata cultivar IT97K-499-35 chromosome 11, ASM411807v1, whole genome shotgun sequence genomic sequence ATCATATCTAAAACTTTCATTGTTTTTACGCGCAATTGGAAAGTCTTCATGTATCTAACAAATGGAGGAAAAACTCAACACCAGCTCTAACCAAAATGTCACTATTTCTGCATTTCATTTCTTATAATGTCCCATTTCCAAGACAAATTCCAATATCAGTTGATGATTTTCTGATTTCCACAACAATtaaccaatgaaaaaaaaatgaagttaacagAGATTACAACATGACAAGAGCTCATTTCTCTCTCCATGCCGGCTTCCATTGAGCAACCCAACTGTTCACAGCTCAAAATATCACAGAAGGTCGCTTAATATTTGATGTGATCCGAGTTTTAGGCCTGTTTCAGGAGGCATTAACTGAGAACTTTGGCCTACCCCTCATGAAATATAGCTGCTTTTTACGCTTTGGTAGGTGTGTCTTTAAACATCTTGAAGCTTAATGCATTCAGCAATGCTCTTGAATACTGCCGAGAGGCCATTTTCCAATCTCCTCCTGTCTTCATCATTGCCTTAAACTCTGCAAAACTGATTCTACCATCCTTCACCAAACAAAGCAAAAAGTTAGATGCAAAACCAAGGTTTAAGAAGGTATTATAATGTTTTACTTCATACCAGTTCTTACCTTATCCAAGTCAACATCATTTATAATGTCTTTGATCACTTGGTCGTTCATCACTTCCGACTCATCATCTGATAAGGCATCCTTCAACTCCTCGAACTCAACATATCCGGTCTGGTTCTTGTCAAAGTAACGGAATGCTTGAGTGAGATGCTCATCACCTTCGATCTTTTTGAGGTGAACACTCATCGTGATGAACTCCTCATAGTTAAGGGTGCCGTTTCCATCAGCATCCGCCTGTTGTCATGAGCAATATAGAAAAGGTTAAGAGAACTTTTTGTTTAGGTTATTATGAACTTTCAAAGAGTTATTGTGTTTTCTTATCTATGTATACGATCAGAGTTCTTCTCCCACACATTTCCATGCATGCATGCCTTTTGATTTAGATATTGAAAATAACAGAAGTGTTTATGCTGTTCTGATATATCACTTACAGCTTCCAGTAACATTTGAACTTCAGGATCAGGAATGGCGTGTCCAATCATTGAAAGGCCATCtttgagttcttcaaatgacaaGCTTCCATTTTTGTCCTTATCCATCATATCAAACATTTTCTTAAACGCTTCAATTTGTTCATCTGACAAGTTATCCGCTACCACCTGAGGACAACACCCATTTAGGTATGCAATGCTTCTTTAAATTTAAGGTAGCAAATATTACTGACCTATACTTAAAGAGGTATACTCTAAAACTTACTCTAAGAACCTTTCTTTTGAATCTGTTCATCAAGGAGAATTGCTTGATCCTCATTCTCACTTGGTCTCCAAGAGAAATAGTTCGACCATGCTCTCTGTTTTGTATCCAGGGATGATCTTTTCAAGGAACAACATAACTATCAGTACAGTTTTTCCATGTGATCaaatcaaacacaatgcattgATTTTACTGAAAACAGAATTATTTTTTGCTTGAAATCTGAAACACATACCAAGAACTTCTTGAACTGTTATCCGTGTGAATGGACTTGGATCAAGCATGCGCTTAACTAGATGTTTTGCTTCATCGGAAACTTTAGGCCAAGGATCTCTTGTGAAATCTACTTTACCCTTAATGATAGCTTGTGCAATCCCTTCCTCGGTTTCTGCAATAATAATCCCATCATCAGAAGGAACTCCATGAAACAATTAAACTTTCTGAAAGGGGACTTTGACTTTATATTTTCTTGCTTAGTTCACATGCATGAATCAAAACGGGACCTACCTGCCCAAAAGGGTGGAACTCcacaaagtaaaatataaagaattacACCAGTGCTCCAGACATCAATTTCTTGTCCATAGTTTCGTCTTAAAACCTCTGGAGCCATGTAATAAGGGCTTCCAACAATTTCACTGAATCGTTCACCTGTCACCAAATGGCAAAGTttggttatttattttgtttaatattaacAGTGAAAAAGGGCCATGCAATAATGATATATAGTAGTAGTAGTACTCAGTAAACTTCACCTGGCACATAGAAGGTAGAAAGGCCAAAATCAATAGATTTCAATGCTGCAGCCTCGTTTGTATCTGCAAATAAGAAATTTTCAGGTTTCAAGTCCCTGTGTATTACTCCGTGCTCATGACACACCTGCAAAATGTACCCAAAAAATGTTTATACTAATGAAGATAAACgggaaaaagaaataagatcGCAAGTTCTTGTTATAGCCtccaagaaagaaagaaaaaacaaaaaaacagttCCATTTCCATGTCCATCGGAATGCAAAAAACCCAGATTCAGAAAAAAAAGACAAGATAGAAAAGAACGAACCTTGCAGACTTCAAGTATGGTTTTGGCAACATTAGCAGCAGCACGCTCGGTGTAATGGCCCTTAGCAACAATCCTATCAAAGAGTTCGCCACCTTCACAGAGTTCCATGACGAGGTAAACGGCGTCTCTGTCCTCATAAGCCTCCTTGAAGGCCACAATGTTGGGGTGCCGAGGCAAGTGCCTCATGATCTGAACCTCTCTTCTCACATCTTCCACGTCAATCTCCGTTCTCAGCTTCGTCTTCGCTATCTTCTTGCACGCAAACGCTTCGCCACTCACTAAATCCACCACGCGGTGAGTCACGCCGAACTCGCCGCGACCCAGCTCCTTCCCGAACTGATATTTATCGAATATGTTCCCCGGACTCGGGTTCGCCACCACATTCAGCGGACGCGCCGTCACGCTGGACCTAGGCGCCACCACGCTGGACCTCCGCGTGGTCTGTTCGGTCCCGTTGTTCCCGTGGCCGTGTCCGTGCGTTCGCGGCGACGTGGGCTTGCTCGGGTGCTTGGCCCTCTTGCGTGTCCTCACGCCTTGCGTTGAAATGCAGCTTCCCATGGATGATAGGTTTCAATAACTCGAACAACGTTGctttaaaagaatgaaaaacaaagaaaaaaaaaacgttgtTGCGGAAAATGTTCGGTTTTGGATTATACAATAGGAATGAatgatagaaaagaaaaacagcAATATGGTATGTGTTTTACGTAATAATGTATGATAATCCAAAGGGGTTGTTGATGATTTTGAGTTACTTTGTGTTACCCAATCTCCATGGGAAGACAAGAGGAACGTAGGAGATTGGGAATTGTAAATTGCAAATGGTGAGAAATGGAGATTAGGAATGAGAAGGAATGCTATATTTGGATTTGGGTTGATTTATGAGTTGGAAATTTGGGAACACTTAGTTGGACCCGCCATTTTCTTAGGGCTGTTATTTCTTTTTCGCGTTTTTGGTCAAGGAAGGAAATGCATGCAAAATTACTACGTACAACGGAATATTCTCTTCCAGGTTGTTGTTCTATGCACGTCATTTTCATCACTAGTTTACCAAAAATAAGTAAGATATGTGGGAAACtaatgaagaattttttattattaatgagaTGGAAAATGGATTCAATAATTAGACTTAgagaattaatttttattgactaTTTTTCTACTACATCTAATAATTTTacgttatttaaaaataaatgttaaagataatttaaataaattttttccatttaaatgtctgcaataatttttaaagacaaaactatAAAAGAGTTTTAGATTATGATGGAGGCAATATCTTAAATGTAAAGACTTTTTTAGAAGATATCAAGGAAATTCGACATCAAAGATATCAAGGAAATTCGACATCAATGAGCAGTGAacaagtttatataaaaaatattaatattattttcaactcaaaatcttaaaacaattacgttatatttgaattcttctacatatacatacacacacacacacacacacatatatatatatatatatatatatatatatatatatatatatatatatatatatatatatatatatatatatatacatgcatgCATACATATATTTAGGCAACTATTTAAGTGATAACCAATCCTTAAACTTTTAGGATTCTTTCCTTATTTTATACCATTCTCATCCAAGTTGTCATTAGGATTACTAGTTTATGATACTACTCTGACATTTTTTTAGGACAGACATAAGGAGATTCACTATCAATGAGTTGTGAACAATTCCATATAAGAAACTAGCATGCCCCTTTCAAACTAATTAATCTTACAGAAATAGGTTTATATAGGTCCTAATACTTATATActactcatttttttattagtacgAGACTTCTAACTCACCTTACAATTCCTAACAATCTTTCCTTCCAGTATTTAGTGTTAATCAACCTTTAAGCTTTTAGGATTTTTCACCTACTTTATACCACACTTGCTCGAGCCATCATCAGGATTAACTACAGACTATAATATCATTgggagtttttttttctagggAAGACATAAGAAGATTTGATACTAATAAGTCATGAGTACGCCCATATAATAGATGAGGACACTACTTtcaattcaaaatcttaaaacaatgaGGTGATGGGTTTTTCTACttctatattgtttattttaattagttttacctAATATGAGACTTCTTACTCACCTTGAATTTCCTACATTGAATGTGTTGATTGACCTTAGAGATGGTATCTCAATGATTTCAACAAATTTGAGGTTCGTTTCCTACTGATTGACCCCAACAATGTTTTCTCAACAATTTCAATGGGTTTGAGGTTCATTCTCTTAGTCCTCAACTAGAGGAATTGAAAAGTGATTCCAAAGATGAATCTTTATTATACTTAGGTCTTGATTAAGGGATTTATTTCGGTATACCCAATAGTCACACATCACTTAAGAATCGAGATTAAgaacacaatttaaatattccTTTTTCCTCCAACCCTTCAAGACACCTCAGATGCAATGTTAATGTTATCCCAATGGATTTGGTGTAGACCCTTCAATTCTATGAGGGAACTTAGTAATTTGTATTTTGTGATACCCTAGCATGTGAAGCGCGAaactcaaatttttttggcCAATGCTTTGGTTGGTGTTGAACTTCCAACATCACAGTATAAGTAGAAGACAATGTTTTCctcttatacttttttaatcaaGGGACACACAATAATTTCACATCGTTTAGAAGTTGAGACTAAAGACACAATTTAAATACACTTACCTCTTTCAAACCTCTCACTCAcctttttaaggaaaaaatcgTGAAAGAGTTCTATTTTCAAAAGTGGACAAATCTCAAATACAATGGTTAGTACTAATAATGTTATCTCAATGAACTTGGTGTCGGTCATTGAATTCTTCAGCAAAGTAACTTAATTGTTTgtactttttgaatttttttttctctttcttcattcaaattatgaaactttgttatttattcttttatagaAGAAGGCTGAAGCACCCAAACTTGAAGTTGAACCGTAAAAAAAACTCTCTCAAAAGAAATCTCAAGTGTCAAGCACCAAAAAATCAGTATTACATGAATTCATTTTGCACGATTCTTTCTTTGCGCTTAGTTTTTTCcatcttgtttttccttttttttttcagagtcCTATATATATGACTTCACGTTGTACacttaaaatatagaaaataataatctcTTCTTGTTTAATGCCTTTTTGCTGCTCATCTTGTTCTGTGTAAACCATATTTTCTAATATGGCAACAAAACTCTTCTTTTTGAAGAACACACACTttgtttccttttcttcttattcttttcTTGTTGCTTTCTTGTTTTTCAGACATGGAAAAAGAAGAACCAATGCACagtcttctttattttatcaacTCGACCATTGTTTTGGTTTCTCCAAGTTCTTGATTTTATCAACTACCATTCTTGGAGTATATTCATAATCACTTTCCAATAGAACATTGTGAAATTCATCCATTGGATAAACACATAAGGGATCGAGCCAAAATATTTCTAACTCATCCATATACtacttcatttttgtaaaagaatCAATAATACACATCTCACCTTGATTTAGTAAAGCAACTTCCATTTGGAAGTTAGAGATTCGGAGAATATATCTTACGAATATTTGGTTTTCAAATCGTTCCATAtgtcaaatcttcaaatttttgAAGCTTTAGGGTTTAGAGCTTAgttataaaagataattttttttaattaatttacacTGAAAATATTAGTGATTTTGTTTAAGCTATGAATTAAAATGTATGTATGCTTTATAAGGAATAATTAAGTAGTGGAGAAATATTATCATTCtttcaatgaaaaaataataatctcatTATCAAAACTAAATGATCAAATAGGaagtaataaattaatataatattactaaactttccatcattttaaataactttgagtttattctaaataaaaaacagtggttaagaaaaaaattccttataaatattattcatttgataaaaagtaataattagtGATTTATGAATACTTCACACCAATaaccaatatataaaatatttagtgtgaaatttcaaaaaatcgTAAACCATATTTCCTTCCGATGTCAAAAATCTTTAGCTGCCATGAAAAAATATGTTTGTGCCTCATTTATCTATAAACTATCTATAAAACAATACTTAATCATCTGTTACATGAAAATTATTCCAAATgaaactataaattatttaaaattacataataatttttaaaattaagaggGAAAACGTATAcatgagaaaacaaaaagttcATTGGGTGTAATGACAATTGTTATTTTCCTTTTGAGGCTTTTGGACAAAAACATGTAAatcaattagaaaataatattctGTCCATGTTGGTTCTATGCACCTGATTCAGTGCCTATGTTATGACGGTGCTTTTGGTCGTTATTGGATggccaaaatttattttattttggattttgattaacaataaataaataaa encodes the following:
- the LOC114169144 gene encoding calcium-dependent protein kinase 24 — translated: MGSCISTQGVRTRKRAKHPSKPTSPRTHGHGHGNNGTEQTTRRSSVVAPRSSVTARPLNVVANPSPGNIFDKYQFGKELGRGEFGVTHRVVDLVSGEAFACKKIAKTKLRTEIDVEDVRREVQIMRHLPRHPNIVAFKEAYEDRDAVYLVMELCEGGELFDRIVAKGHYTERAAANVAKTILEVCKVCHEHGVIHRDLKPENFLFADTNEAAALKSIDFGLSTFYVPGERFSEIVGSPYYMAPEVLRRNYGQEIDVWSTGVILYILLCGVPPFWAETEEGIAQAIIKGKVDFTRDPWPKVSDEAKHLVKRMLDPSPFTRITVQEVLDHPWIQNREHGRTISLGDQVRMRIKQFSLMNRFKRKVLRVVADNLSDEQIEAFKKMFDMMDKDKNGSLSFEELKDGLSMIGHAIPDPEVQMLLEAADADGNGTLNYEEFITMSVHLKKIEGDEHLTQAFRYFDKNQTGYVEFEELKDALSDDESEVMNDQVIKDIINDVDLDKDGRISFAEFKAMMKTGGDWKMASRQYSRALLNALSFKMFKDTPTKA